A region from the Chrysoperla carnea chromosome 4, inChrCarn1.1, whole genome shotgun sequence genome encodes:
- the LOC123298083 gene encoding NEDD8 ultimate buster 1-like: protein MDLKIENILIRVRAQLNEDQVKLWLPPYYGTNNSSSSEAEIQILAQNYAKLLNIDMEHCLVAIKELQNHALEKMKERDSFKATGVATLKVRVPGQAGGTILSTIKISLNALGSDLKEAVAQQISSVPSRLKLICNGRVLKDETSLESQSVKNGTQLMAVVLYENIQNFQNEEKDQKTLETTRKDLSVLLQTNQDHNQYLQVEDQSGNTLNLPLAEKKALVTAMTLHEKGRAALKKEDYSLALIMFLEADNEFNRCNSKILASVDNYALLNLDIAWCYLCLRSVGQIPDAENRLKKCEENFHLSYGANLERLIALKGTSGNEAALFMRLHLLQGIVMFHQNRREEAQHLLERAEKELQSLKVDDVSLSALVELGYSPAEGRLGLRATHGNVNAAADYITRNREERAESRKKAIENEVLTRARKKLGKCADGKQWIEPSLLNMLLEMGFPKEAARQALAQSNNILSQSVQLIQENPELLEAAMASTSNKVGITQSLIDQIVAVGFDPRMAKIALKKHNGVIEKAIEELVLTGGVIEGEYSSDADDDDSNDPLAETRRREAFNRIVEDLSMVDDDHLDLTLIQEEIFLNQYKTLLEQ, encoded by the exons atggatctaaaaattgaaaatattttaattcgtgTTCGTGCACAATTAAATGAAGATCAAGTTAAATTGTGGCTTCCACCTTATTATGGTACAAATAATTCGAGTTCTTCCGAAGCTGAAATACAA atTTTAGCTCAGaattatgcaaaattattaaatattgatatggAACATTGTTTGGTTGCCATAAAAGAATTACAAAATCATGCCTTGGAGAAAATGAAAGAACGAGATAGCTTTAAAGCGACCGGAGTTGCAACTTTAAAAGTAAGAGTACCCGGTCAAGCTGGTGGTACTATTTTATCAacgattaaaatttcattaaatgcgTTGGGTAGTGATTTAAAAGAAGCTGTTGCTCAACAAATTTCGAGCGTCCCATCCAG attaaaattaatctgCAACGGAAGAGTATTGAAAGATGAGACTTCCCTAGAAAGCCAAAGTGTTAAAAATGGTACGCAATTAATGGCTGtagtattatatgaaaatatacaaaattttcaaaatgaagaaAAGGATCAAAAAACTTTGGAAACAACTCGTAAAGATTTAAGTGTTTTACTTCAAACTAATCAAGATCATAATCAATATCTTCAG gtaGAAGATCAATCTGGAAACACCTTAAATTTACCACTCGCCGAAAAAAAAGCATTAGTTACTGCAATGACATTGCATGAAAAAGGACGTGctgcattaaaaaaagaagattattCGTTGGCATTGATAATGTTTCTTGAAGCTGATAATGAATTTAA CCgatgtaattcaaaaattttagcatcCGTTGATAATTATGCCTTGTTAAATCTTGACATTGCATGGTGTTATTTATGTTTACGAAGTGTTGGTCAGATCCCAGATGctgaaaatcgattaaaaaaatgtgaagaaaattttcatcttaGCTATGGAGCAAATTTAGAACGGTTAATCGCTTTAAAAGGAACATCAG GTAATGAAGCGGCACTTTTTATGAGACTTCATTTATTGCAAGGTATTGTaatgtttcatcaaaatcgtcgTGAAGAGGCGCAACATTTACTAGAACGGGCTGAAAAAGAATTACAAAGTCTTAAAGTGGATGATGTCAGTCTTAGTGCTTTGGTTGAACTTG GTTACTCACCGGCTGAGGGACGATTAGGTTTACGTGCAACGCATGGTAATGTGAATGCCGCTGCTGATTATATTACACGTAATCGAGAAGAGCGAGCTGAAAGTCGTAAAAAAGCAATTGAAAATGAAGTATTAACACGAGCACgtaaaaaattaggaaaatgtGCAGATGGTAAACAGTGGATTGAACCATCATTGTTGAATATGCTTCTTGAAATGGGATTTCCAAAGGAAGCAGCACGTCAAGCGTTAGCacaatcaaataatattctatCACAAAGTGTAcaattaattcaagaaaatccaGAATTATTGGAAGCAGCAATGGCCTCTACCAGTAATAAAGTAGGTATTACACAATCATTAATTGATCAAATTGTTGCTGTCGGATTTGATCCACGTATGgcaaaaattgcattaaaaaagCATAATGGTGTTATTGAAAAAGCTATCGAAGAACTTGTATTGACTGGTGGTGTTATTGAAGGAGAATATTCATCCGATGCAG
- the LOC123298785 gene encoding MTRF1L release factor glutamine methyltransferase produces the protein MPYLTYNQLEIVLNNDTITEIDKLCELRLKRMPIQYIIGEWPFRDLNLKIKPPVFIPRPETEELVELVLKSIEPMSKTDLKIADICCGSGAISLALLKANNKISVIAVDRSNEACDLTKLNAQLNYIDNKRLEVLLCEINESNLLENINQTFDIIVSNPPYIPQTEISQLQPEILLYEDIRALDGGLNGFETIKLIITMSSNKLVTNGLLFLEIDPRHPQLIEDFLKKNTLLGLELSQIYKDFCTTNYQGSVINDGPSPIIAQMKKEKYSMSNSFNT, from the exons atg cctTATTTAACTTACAATCAGCTtgaaattgttttgaataatgATACCATTACGGAAATAGATAAACTTTGTGAGTTACGCTTAAAAAG AATGCCAATTCAGTATATAATTGGTGAATGGCCATTTAGAgatttaaacttgaaaattaaaCCACCAGTTTTTATACCACGACCAGAAACTGAGGAATTAGTTGAATTAGTACTTAAATCCATTGAACCAATGTCTAAAACAGATTTAAAAATTGCAGATATTTGTTGTGGATCTGGAGCTATTAGTTTAGCATTATTAAAAGCAAATAATAAG ATTTCTGTGATAGCTGTTGATAGAAGCAATGAAGCTTGTGATTTAACAAAACTAAACgcacaattaaattatattgacaATAAGCGTTTAGAAGTATTACTATGTGAAATAAATGAAAgcaatttgttagaaaatattaatcaaacatTTGATATAATCGTCAGCAATCCACCGTATATTCCACAAACAGAAATTTCGCAATTACAACCAGAAATATTACT GTATGAGGATATAAGAGCACTTGATGGAGGCTTGAATGGATTTGAAACAATTAAGTTAATAATCACAATGTCATCGAATAAATTGGTTACAAATGGcttgttatttttagaaattgatCCGAGACATCCTCAGTTaattgaagattttttaaagaaaaatactttactCGGATTAGAACTTAGtcaaatatataaagattttt GTACTACCAACTACCAAGGTAGTGTGATCAATGATGGCCCGAGCCCTATCATAGCccaaatgaaaaaagaaaaatattcaatgagtAATTCATTTAATACGTAA